The window TTAAGACCTCCAGGTTATCTCCGTAGTAAAGGATGTTCTTGTCGGACATTACTTGGCCTCAATCATTCATCGATCACGAACAAACCGTTATCGATACGACCCGCCCCGGCGACATGAATGGCCCCGGCATTTAGATAAGGCTGTTCTCAATCTTCTTGATTCTATCCAGACGGCGGCTGTACTTGCCGCCCTCGAAGTCGGTCGTCAGCCACACATCCACTATGGCCTTTGCTACCTCATCGCTTATGACACCGGCGCCGAGGCACAACACGTTTGAATCGATGTGCGCCCTGGACATTCGGGCCATGAACTCGTTCGTGCAAAGCGCGGCATATATCCCCTTGAACTTGTTGGCTGCAATTGACATACATACGCCTATGCCACAGAGCAGTATGCCCCGTTTGACCTCGCCCTGGACAATCGCTTTGCAGAGCTTCTCAGCATATTCGGGATAGTCCACCTCAGCGCTGCTATCCGCGCCGAGGTCCATAACCTCATAACCCGATTTCGTCAGATGTTCGCACAACACACGCTTCATACTGAATCCGGCGTGATCGGACGCAATCGCCACTGGTTCCATCAAGACGCCTCCTTCTGCCCAAGTCTGTTCCTAATCTAATAATGCTCTCCATCGAGCGCATCCATTGTCCTACTTATGCCTGTTGTATTGTGCGCACAACCCCA is drawn from bacterium and contains these coding sequences:
- the rpiB gene encoding ribose 5-phosphate isomerase B, which produces MEPVAIASDHAGFSMKRVLCEHLTKSGYEVMDLGADSSAEVDYPEYAEKLCKAIVQGEVKRGILLCGIGVCMSIAANKFKGIYAALCTNEFMARMSRAHIDSNVLCLGAGVISDEVAKAIVDVWLTTDFEGGKYSRRLDRIKKIENSLI